A genomic region of Leptolyngbya sp. NIES-2104 contains the following coding sequences:
- a CDS encoding type II toxin-antitoxin system RelE/ParE family toxin, with product MAKSITLTPEAENDADQGYFWYESKRIGLGREFLTVVDACLQSISRNPKQYQIVYKEYRRAVVRRFPYSIFYEETSTEIIVYAIFNSRQDPEKWQERLQ from the coding sequence ATGGCTAAAAGCATTACGCTTACTCCTGAAGCCGAAAACGATGCTGATCAAGGATACTTTTGGTATGAGAGTAAGCGAATTGGTTTAGGTCGAGAATTTCTCACAGTCGTCGATGCCTGTCTGCAATCTATCAGCCGCAATCCAAAACAGTATCAGATTGTCTACAAGGAATATCGCAGAGCTGTTGTTCGACGCTTTCCCTATTCCATTTTTTACGAAGAAACAAGCACAGAGATTATCGTATATGCCATCTTTAACAGCAGACAAGATCCTGAGAAATGGCAGGAAAGATTGCAATAA
- a CDS encoding glycoside hydrolase translates to MPYPLHVAFIWHQHQPLYKSRGDANYYSPSEGQYRLPWVRLHGTKDYLDLVLLLERYPKLHQTVNLVPSLIMQIEDYVAGTALDPYLTATVTPDENIDRPLKEFIIEHFFDANARTLIEPHPRYSELYGQRQDRGRGWCLENWNAQDFSDLLAWHNLAWIDPLFWDDPEIAAWLERGKGFTLSDRQRIIAKHREILSRIIPQHRKMQETGQLEVTTTPYTHPILPLLADTNAGRVAVPNMTLPESRFQFAEDIPRHLNKAWQMYEERFGRSPRGLWPSEQSVSPEILPYVAKQGFSWLCSDEAVLGWSLKYFFHRDETGNVYDPEKLYRPYRLETPAGDLAIVFRDHRLSDLIGFTYSAMEPKKAVRDLVGHLEAIARSLKPKNDQPWLVTIALDGENCWEFYPQDGKPFLEMLYQTLSDHSDIRLVTVSEFIEQHPPTETIPANQLHSGSWVDGSFTTWIGDPAKNRAWDLLTAARQTLANHPEATEENNPEAWEALYAAEGSDWFWWFGEGHSSNQDAMFDQLFREHLAALYRSLNEPVPENVRQPVEVHEAQGDHAPQGFIHPAIDGRGNEQDWDKAGRIEVGGARGTMHQSSPIQRLWYGVDHINFYLRLDLKTGVQLGTEIPPELNLFWYYANQPMNNSPIPLVDVPEQAPLNYHYHHHLGVNLLTQTIWFQEAGEYFRWQSRASRAQIGVDQCVEIAIPWADLKVEPDYLLQLIVVFSDGGRYREYLPENGIIAIAVP, encoded by the coding sequence ATGCCGTATCCGCTCCATGTTGCATTTATCTGGCATCAGCATCAACCGCTTTATAAAAGTCGGGGTGATGCGAACTATTATTCGCCGTCTGAAGGGCAATATCGCTTACCGTGGGTGCGGCTTCACGGAACGAAGGATTATCTCGATTTGGTGTTGCTGTTAGAACGCTATCCAAAACTGCATCAGACGGTGAATTTAGTTCCGTCGCTGATCATGCAGATTGAGGACTATGTAGCGGGAACGGCACTAGATCCCTATTTGACGGCGACCGTAACACCGGATGAAAACATCGATCGACCTTTAAAAGAATTCATCATCGAACATTTTTTTGATGCCAATGCTCGTACTTTGATCGAACCACATCCGCGCTATTCAGAACTCTACGGACAGCGGCAAGATCGGGGACGCGGTTGGTGTTTGGAAAATTGGAATGCTCAAGATTTTAGTGATTTGCTGGCTTGGCACAATTTGGCGTGGATTGATCCGCTGTTTTGGGATGATCCAGAGATTGCGGCTTGGTTGGAACGCGGGAAAGGATTTACGTTAAGCGATCGACAACGCATCATCGCCAAACACCGAGAAATTCTCAGCCGCATCATTCCGCAGCACCGCAAAATGCAGGAGACTGGACAGCTTGAGGTGACAACGACACCTTACACTCATCCGATTTTGCCCTTGTTAGCCGATACGAATGCGGGACGGGTCGCGGTTCCAAATATGACCTTGCCCGAATCACGATTTCAGTTCGCTGAAGATATTCCTCGGCATTTGAATAAAGCTTGGCAGATGTACGAAGAGCGATTTGGTCGATCGCCGCGTGGATTGTGGCCCTCGGAACAGTCGGTCAGTCCTGAAATTCTGCCGTATGTGGCGAAACAGGGATTCAGTTGGCTGTGTTCGGATGAAGCGGTTTTAGGCTGGTCGCTGAAGTACTTTTTCCATCGCGATGAAACGGGGAATGTCTATGATCCTGAGAAGCTCTATCGCCCGTATCGATTGGAAACACCAGCGGGAGATTTAGCGATCGTGTTTCGGGATCATCGCTTATCGGATTTGATCGGCTTTACTTACAGTGCAATGGAGCCGAAGAAAGCGGTCAGAGATTTAGTGGGGCATTTAGAGGCAATTGCTCGATCGCTAAAACCGAAGAATGATCAGCCGTGGCTCGTCACGATCGCATTAGATGGCGAAAATTGCTGGGAGTTCTACCCACAAGACGGGAAGCCATTCTTAGAAATGCTCTATCAAACGTTGAGCGATCATTCTGACATTCGGTTAGTCACGGTTTCAGAGTTCATTGAACAACATCCGCCGACTGAGACCATTCCTGCGAATCAGTTGCATAGTGGCTCTTGGGTCGATGGTAGTTTTACGACTTGGATCGGTGATCCAGCAAAGAATCGCGCTTGGGATTTGCTTACCGCAGCAAGACAAACTTTAGCGAATCATCCAGAAGCTACTGAAGAGAACAATCCGGAAGCTTGGGAAGCATTGTATGCAGCAGAAGGATCAGATTGGTTCTGGTGGTTTGGCGAGGGACATTCCTCGAATCAGGATGCGATGTTTGATCAACTGTTTCGGGAGCATTTAGCAGCGTTGTATCGATCGCTAAACGAACCTGTTCCTGAAAATGTGCGCCAACCTGTTGAAGTGCACGAAGCACAAGGCGATCATGCACCTCAAGGATTTATTCATCCCGCGATCGACGGTCGAGGCAATGAGCAAGATTGGGACAAAGCGGGACGGATCGAGGTCGGTGGCGCTCGTGGAACCATGCACCAAAGTAGTCCGATTCAGCGGCTTTGGTATGGTGTGGATCACATCAATTTCTATCTGCGCTTGGACTTAAAAACCGGAGTGCAACTTGGAACGGAAATTCCACCAGAGCTAAACTTGTTTTGGTACTATGCAAATCAACCGATGAACAATAGTCCAATTCCATTAGTTGATGTTCCGGAGCAAGCACCGCTGAACTATCACTACCATCATCATTTAGGTGTGAACTTGCTCACTCAGACGATTTGGTTTCAGGAAGCTGGAGAATATTTCCGCTGGCAATCGAGAGCAAGCCGCGCTCAGATCGGAGTGGATCAGTGTGTAGAGATTGCTATCCCTTGGGCGGATTTGAAAGTAGAACCTGATTACTTACTGCAATTGATTGTAGTGTTCTCAGATGGGGGACGGTATCGGGAGTATTTGCCGGAGAATGGGATTATTGCGATCGCGGTTCCGTAG
- a CDS encoding NifU family protein, with protein sequence MTLTPENVETVLDELRPYLISDGGNVELVELDGPIVKLRLQGACGSCPSSTMTLRMGIERRLREMIPEIAEVEQVL encoded by the coding sequence CTGACACTCACACCCGAAAATGTGGAAACCGTTCTCGATGAACTGCGTCCGTACCTGATTTCGGATGGTGGAAATGTGGAATTGGTGGAATTGGATGGACCGATCGTGAAACTGCGCCTTCAAGGGGCTTGTGGAAGCTGTCCGAGTTCGACCATGACCCTGAGAATGGGAATTGAACGCCGTTTGCGCGAAATGATTCCAGAAATCGCAGAAGTCGAACAAGTTCTGTAA
- a CDS encoding DUF3386 domain-containing protein — MTTTVQTDARALFRAAYENRYTWDEKFPGYTADVTYREDGKTYQAKCRINADFTFDVTDIEDGEGKKAIQGQVWEIAVHRVRRAFEATHGENIFTLGTTDPDGGVEILVGGKSEGDRYKVRNNEVSLVHRHIHGVVVTINTFSSHDTGNGYLSHRYDSLYSDPKTGAVKGARSEFEDLYEEIGGYYILTSRTITTEEHKSEFLFSNVQLLENV, encoded by the coding sequence ATGACCACAACAGTACAGACTGATGCGCGTGCCTTGTTTCGGGCTGCTTACGAAAATCGGTACACCTGGGATGAGAAATTTCCGGGCTACACCGCAGACGTGACTTATCGCGAAGACGGTAAGACCTATCAAGCCAAATGCCGCATCAATGCTGACTTTACGTTTGATGTGACCGATATCGAAGACGGAGAAGGCAAAAAGGCAATTCAGGGTCAAGTTTGGGAAATTGCCGTTCACCGGGTGCGTCGGGCATTTGAAGCAACCCACGGCGAAAATATTTTTACGCTTGGCACGACTGATCCCGATGGTGGAGTCGAAATTTTAGTCGGCGGCAAGTCGGAAGGCGATCGCTATAAAGTTCGCAATAATGAAGTTAGTCTCGTTCACCGTCATATTCATGGCGTGGTTGTGACAATTAATACTTTCAGCAGTCACGACACCGGAAATGGCTATCTGTCGCATCGGTATGATTCGCTCTACAGCGATCCGAAAACCGGAGCCGTGAAGGGCGCGAGAAGCGAATTTGAAGACCTGTACGAAGAAATTGGCGGCTATTATATTTTGACCAGCCGGACGATTACGACCGAAGAACACAAGAGCGAATTTTTGTTCTCAAACGTTCAATTGCTCGAAAACGTGTAA
- a CDS encoding Uma2 family endonuclease gives MIQASVKEPLTQDQRIVHHGRTWRQFKLIQEGFENSPGVRLSFYAETIEILMPGQPHETFASIIGCLLMIYLAHRGVAFVPTRSMTQEKEGVASVQADESYCIGKVKPIADLSIEVVFTSGGLEKLPRYQALGVPEVWFWEDGTLRLNHLRNDGYERIDRSELPGLEELDIDFLKRCILMAETDTGEAIRVFQQGL, from the coding sequence ATGATTCAAGCTTCAGTGAAAGAGCCGCTTACTCAAGATCAGCGCATTGTTCATCATGGACGGACTTGGCGACAGTTTAAGCTGATTCAGGAAGGGTTTGAAAACTCGCCTGGAGTTCGGCTCTCTTTCTACGCAGAAACGATCGAAATTCTCATGCCCGGACAACCTCATGAAACGTTTGCCAGTATTATCGGATGCTTGTTGATGATTTATCTGGCACATCGAGGAGTCGCGTTTGTGCCCACGCGATCGATGACGCAGGAAAAAGAAGGAGTCGCTTCGGTTCAAGCCGATGAATCTTACTGCATTGGGAAAGTGAAGCCGATCGCGGATTTATCGATCGAGGTTGTTTTCACGAGCGGTGGACTTGAGAAATTGCCTCGATATCAGGCGTTAGGCGTTCCTGAAGTCTGGTTTTGGGAAGATGGAACGCTTCGACTGAATCATCTTCGGAATGATGGCTACGAGCGAATTGATCGAAGTGAGTTACCAGGGTTAGAAGAACTTGATATTGATTTCCTTAAGCGCTGTATTTTGATGGCTGAGACAGATACAGGAGAGGCGATTCGGGTCTTTCAGCAGGGATTGTAA
- a CDS encoding HAMP domain-containing sensor histidine kinase, which translates to MPTDSTAAIANIAELMMTQDATGVLLAFHWRELRSDTESRQWLGKPMSVRFAPVSPTTYLERLKRVLSSQTPEQFRCLFECGDRTILFDLVMSPVILPNGTAAIVVVTGEQANELDEARSPLQAVEISREEDLDRYQQLLTQIVWNARQNLDLSTIWQVTVDGLGQALNVSRCVICPYDPKRSSIEAVAEFRQDCLGSLKGEVFQLQTDPLLQKALATLKPIRAVKQAPEEIDPALSGDIPQTRLLVATHYQDQPNGVIILDQCDRDRVWTQVELDFVKELADQVGTSIAHAALLIELQRANDNLMLKHRELEEARYQAEEASRLKSEFLANTSHELRTPLNGMIGFLKLILDGMAEDPQEQREFIEEAHRSAMHLLDIINDVLDIAKIEAGKMQIECNPVSLQELLDQVETMTRTQIRQKNLSFEVQMPQTHDEIVVFGNYQRLLQVLLNLMGNAIKFTNEGGITVSAEVIKKRLVVQDEELPGLVKIRVADTGIGVSLDKQDKLFQSFSQVDGSLTRQYGGTGLGLAISQKLVEAMGGDVNFYSMGEGLGSTVTFTVPLYQEPVMIAAD; encoded by the coding sequence GTGCCTACTGATTCGACTGCTGCGATCGCGAATATCGCGGAGTTGATGATGACCCAAGACGCGACGGGAGTTCTGCTTGCGTTCCACTGGCGCGAACTCAGGAGCGATACAGAGTCTCGTCAGTGGCTTGGAAAACCCATGAGTGTGAGATTCGCTCCGGTTTCTCCTACAACGTATCTAGAGCGGTTGAAGCGGGTGTTATCGTCTCAAACCCCAGAGCAGTTTCGCTGTCTGTTTGAGTGCGGCGATCGGACGATTCTATTTGATCTGGTGATGAGTCCGGTGATTTTGCCGAATGGAACAGCCGCGATCGTGGTGGTTACTGGTGAGCAGGCGAATGAATTAGACGAAGCGCGATCGCCGTTGCAAGCGGTGGAGATTTCACGCGAGGAGGATCTCGATCGCTATCAGCAGCTTTTGACCCAAATCGTCTGGAATGCGCGACAAAATCTAGATCTTTCAACGATTTGGCAGGTGACGGTCGATGGACTGGGACAGGCGCTAAATGTGAGCCGCTGTGTGATTTGTCCGTATGATCCCAAGCGATCGAGTATTGAAGCAGTCGCAGAATTTCGCCAAGACTGTCTTGGATCGCTCAAGGGTGAAGTGTTCCAGCTTCAAACTGATCCTTTGTTGCAAAAGGCGCTGGCGACCTTAAAACCGATTCGTGCAGTAAAACAGGCTCCGGAGGAGATTGATCCGGCTCTATCAGGTGATATTCCTCAAACTCGATTATTAGTGGCAACGCATTATCAGGATCAGCCGAACGGTGTGATTATTCTCGATCAGTGCGATCGCGATCGCGTTTGGACACAGGTTGAACTGGACTTTGTGAAAGAACTGGCGGATCAGGTGGGAACGTCGATCGCTCACGCTGCATTGCTGATCGAACTGCAAAGAGCAAATGACAATTTGATGCTAAAACACCGTGAATTGGAAGAAGCACGATATCAAGCAGAAGAAGCATCACGGCTCAAGAGTGAATTTTTAGCAAATACTTCGCACGAATTGAGAACGCCGTTAAATGGAATGATCGGCTTTTTGAAGCTAATTCTTGATGGAATGGCGGAAGATCCCCAAGAACAGCGGGAATTTATCGAAGAAGCTCATCGATCAGCAATGCACCTCCTTGACATCATCAACGACGTTCTAGACATTGCCAAGATCGAAGCTGGAAAAATGCAGATTGAATGCAATCCAGTGAGCTTACAAGAGTTATTGGATCAAGTTGAAACGATGACTCGAACTCAGATTCGACAAAAGAATCTTAGTTTTGAAGTGCAGATGCCGCAAACACACGATGAAATTGTTGTATTTGGCAATTATCAGCGGTTGCTTCAAGTGCTGCTCAATCTGATGGGCAATGCAATCAAATTCACCAACGAAGGCGGCATCACCGTGAGCGCTGAAGTGATCAAAAAGCGGCTCGTGGTTCAAGATGAGGAACTGCCAGGACTGGTAAAAATTCGCGTTGCGGATACTGGAATTGGAGTATCGCTCGACAAACAAGACAAGCTGTTTCAATCGTTTAGTCAAGTCGATGGATCGCTGACTCGGCAGTATGGTGGCACAGGGCTAGGACTAGCGATTTCCCAAAAGCTGGTTGAAGCAATGGGCGGAGACGTAAATTTCTACAGCATGGGTGAAGGATTGGGATCAACTGTTACATTTACAGTACCGCTCTATCAAGAGCCTGTCATGATTGCAGCAGATTGA
- a CDS encoding type II toxin-antitoxin system CcdA family antitoxin has product MNDPKLQVPDRHKTELSIQIDSDLLEQVRHLTNDPSKVVEVALKQWLRSELYRDEDNARTLPRNPPVPPRGEWND; this is encoded by the coding sequence ATGAACGACCCCAAACTGCAAGTGCCCGATCGACATAAGACCGAACTTTCGATTCAGATTGATTCTGATCTGTTGGAGCAAGTCCGACATTTGACGAATGATCCGAGCAAAGTGGTCGAAGTTGCGCTCAAGCAATGGTTACGAAGCGAACTTTACCGCGATGAGGATAATGCTCGGACGTTACCGAGAAATCCGCCTGTGCCTCCTAGAGGCGAGTGGAATGATTAA
- the lepA gene encoding translation elongation factor 4, producing MTDVPVNRIRNFSIIAHIDHGKSTLADRLLQETGTVTAREMKEQFLDNMELERERGITIKLQAARMNYTAKDGQQYVLNLIDTPGHVDFSYEVSRSLAACEGALLVVDASQGVEAQTLANVYLALEHDLEIIPVLNKIDLPGAEPDRVRQEIEEVIGLDCSDAIMASAKEGIGVPDILEAIVRKVPPPEDTTKQPLRALIFDSYYDAYRGVIVYFRVMDGHVKKGDKVYLMASGKEYVIDELGVLSPTQVQVDSLHAGEVGYFAASIKAVEDARVGDTITLSANKAAEPLPGYIEAKPMVFCGMFPTDADQFPELREALDKLKLNDAALNFEPETSSAMGFGFRCGFLGLLHMEIVQERLEREYNLDLIITAPSVVYRVTTIKGEVQLIDNPGKLPSPQEREKIEEPYVQVDIITPETYVGTLMELCQNRRGVFKDMKYLTPGRTTLMYELPLAEVVTDFFDQMKSRSRGYASMEYQLIGYRENALVKLDILINGDPVDSLATIVHRDKAYGVGRALTEKLRELIPRHQFKIPIQAAIGSKVIASEHIPALRKDVLAKCYGGDISRKKKLLQKQAKGKKRMKAIGTVDVPQEAFMAVLRLSNEQG from the coding sequence ATGACTGACGTACCCGTCAACCGTATCCGAAATTTTTCCATCATTGCTCACATCGACCACGGCAAGTCCACGCTGGCTGACCGTTTACTTCAAGAAACGGGGACCGTGACTGCACGGGAAATGAAAGAACAGTTCCTGGACAATATGGAACTGGAACGGGAGCGCGGGATCACGATCAAGCTCCAAGCCGCCCGAATGAATTACACCGCAAAAGACGGGCAGCAGTATGTTCTCAATCTGATTGACACGCCTGGGCACGTCGATTTTTCGTATGAAGTGTCTCGATCGCTTGCCGCCTGCGAAGGTGCGCTCCTCGTGGTCGATGCGTCTCAAGGGGTAGAAGCGCAAACTCTCGCGAACGTTTATCTAGCACTCGAACATGATTTAGAAATTATTCCGGTGTTAAATAAAATCGATTTGCCGGGAGCGGAACCCGATCGCGTCCGGCAAGAAATCGAAGAAGTGATCGGACTCGATTGCTCGGATGCGATTATGGCTTCTGCAAAAGAAGGGATCGGAGTGCCGGACATTTTAGAAGCGATCGTGCGAAAAGTTCCGCCCCCCGAAGACACGACGAAACAACCTCTCAGAGCGCTGATTTTCGATAGCTATTACGACGCTTACCGAGGTGTGATCGTCTACTTCCGAGTGATGGACGGTCACGTCAAGAAAGGCGATAAAGTCTACCTGATGGCATCGGGCAAGGAATATGTCATCGATGAACTCGGTGTTCTTTCGCCGACTCAAGTTCAAGTCGATTCACTCCACGCTGGAGAAGTGGGATATTTTGCCGCCTCGATTAAAGCTGTCGAAGATGCGCGAGTCGGTGACACGATTACCCTTTCTGCAAACAAAGCCGCTGAGCCGCTACCCGGTTACATCGAAGCAAAACCGATGGTGTTCTGTGGAATGTTCCCGACCGATGCGGATCAGTTTCCAGAATTGCGTGAAGCCCTCGATAAATTGAAGCTCAACGATGCTGCACTCAATTTTGAGCCGGAAACTTCGAGCGCAATGGGTTTCGGTTTCCGGTGTGGTTTCCTCGGCTTGCTCCACATGGAAATCGTGCAAGAACGGCTAGAGCGCGAATATAATCTCGATCTGATCATCACTGCTCCTTCTGTGGTTTACCGAGTCACCACCATCAAAGGCGAAGTGCAGCTCATCGATAACCCTGGAAAACTTCCCTCTCCACAAGAGCGCGAGAAGATCGAAGAACCTTATGTTCAGGTAGACATCATCACGCCCGAAACTTATGTCGGCACATTGATGGAACTCTGCCAGAACCGCCGTGGAGTCTTCAAGGACATGAAGTACCTCACACCGGGACGAACCACGCTGATGTATGAACTGCCTTTGGCTGAAGTTGTTACCGATTTCTTTGATCAGATGAAGTCTCGATCGCGGGGTTACGCCAGCATGGAGTATCAACTGATCGGCTATCGCGAAAATGCCCTTGTGAAGCTGGATATTTTGATCAACGGTGATCCGGTTGATTCACTGGCAACGATCGTGCACCGGGATAAAGCCTATGGAGTCGGTCGCGCTCTAACGGAAAAATTACGCGAACTGATCCCCCGTCACCAGTTCAAGATTCCGATTCAAGCCGCGATCGGGAGCAAGGTCATCGCCAGCGAACATATTCCCGCCCTTCGCAAAGATGTCTTGGCAAAATGTTACGGCGGCGACATCTCCCGGAAGAAGAAACTGCTGCAAAAGCAAGCGAAAGGGAAAAAGCGGATGAAAGCGATCGGAACCGTCGATGTCCCACAAGAGGCATTTATGGCAGTTCTTCGCCTCTCCAACGAACAAGGCTAA
- a CDS encoding UDP-glucuronic acid decarboxylase family protein, producing MRILVTGGAGFIGSHLIDRLMTTGHEVICLDNFYTGHKRNIQHWMGNPNFELIRHDITEPIRLEVDQIYHLACPASPVHYQYNPVKTVKINVMGTMNMLGLAKRVKARFLLASTSEVYGDPEVHPQSEEYRGSVNPIGIRSCYDEGKRVAETLAFDYHRQNDVDIRVARIFNTYGPRMLENDGRVVSNFVVQALQGHALTVYGDGSQTRSFCYVSDLVDGLYRLMNGDFIGPVNLGNPGEYTILQLAQAVQEMVNPSGSVKFEPLPQDDPRRRKPDITRAQTRLGWQPTIPLKEGLERTIADFRSRLETPEAQPESMATH from the coding sequence ATGCGAATTCTTGTCACTGGTGGTGCAGGCTTTATCGGCTCCCACTTGATCGATCGACTAATGACCACAGGTCACGAAGTGATTTGTCTCGATAATTTTTACACCGGACACAAGCGCAACATCCAGCACTGGATGGGCAACCCCAATTTTGAACTAATTCGCCACGACATCACCGAACCGATTCGCCTCGAAGTGGATCAGATTTATCACCTCGCCTGCCCTGCATCGCCCGTTCATTACCAATACAATCCCGTCAAAACCGTCAAAATCAATGTGATGGGAACAATGAACATGCTGGGTCTAGCAAAACGAGTGAAAGCGCGGTTCCTCTTGGCTTCGACTTCTGAAGTGTACGGCGATCCCGAAGTTCATCCCCAGTCCGAAGAATACCGCGGTAGCGTCAACCCGATCGGGATTCGCAGTTGCTACGACGAAGGAAAGCGAGTTGCCGAAACCCTCGCCTTCGACTACCACCGCCAAAACGATGTTGATATCCGCGTCGCCCGCATTTTCAACACCTACGGACCCCGAATGCTCGAAAACGATGGACGAGTCGTGAGCAATTTCGTCGTCCAAGCCCTTCAAGGTCACGCCCTAACGGTATACGGTGATGGATCACAGACCCGCAGCTTCTGTTATGTTTCTGACTTAGTGGATGGTCTGTATCGCTTAATGAATGGTGATTTCATTGGTCCGGTTAATCTAGGCAACCCTGGCGAATACACGATTCTGCAACTCGCTCAAGCGGTTCAAGAAATGGTGAATCCTTCTGGCTCCGTAAAATTCGAGCCATTGCCGCAAGATGATCCCCGTCGTCGTAAGCCGGATATTACCCGCGCTCAAACTCGTCTTGGTTGGCAGCCTACCATTCCGCTCAAAGAAGGTCTAGAGCGCACGATCGCTGATTTTCGCAGCCGCCTCGAAACGCCTGAAGCACAACCAGAGTCGATGGCGACGCACTAA
- a CDS encoding UDP-glucose/GDP-mannose dehydrogenase family protein, with the protein MRVCVIGTGYVGLVTGVCLSHIGHHVICIDNNEAKVKLMQSGQSPIFEPGLSEIMKSSIESGRLEFTTDIAAGVEHGQILFIAVGTPALPNGESDTRYVEAVARGIGANLKGGYKVIVNKSTVPIGSGDWVRMLVLDGLAERQRAEAQPVLAGVGGGEEIRPAALTGEYDFDVVSNPEFLREGSAVFDTFNPDRIVLGSNNSDRPIKLMQELYTPIVERQFAEDKSAPPVPVVVTDLSSAEMIKYAANAFLATKISFINEVANICDRVGADVMQVAKGIGLDSRIGSKFLSAGLGWGGSCFPKDVSALIHTADDYGYETQLLKAAVSVNERQRLIVVEKLQQALKILKGKTIGLLGLTFKPDTDDLRDAPALNVIENLTRLGAKVKAYDPIISQSGMRDGISDVIVETDPERLADGCDALVLVTEWAQFLSLDYIKMAKLMNAPILIDGRNFLNQPVLEEAGFRYIGIGR; encoded by the coding sequence ATGCGCGTTTGCGTTATTGGAACAGGTTACGTCGGTTTGGTTACGGGTGTTTGTCTGTCTCACATCGGGCATCATGTCATCTGCATCGATAACAACGAAGCAAAAGTCAAATTGATGCAGTCGGGACAGTCGCCGATTTTTGAACCGGGATTGTCTGAAATTATGAAGTCCTCGATCGAATCGGGACGCTTAGAGTTCACGACCGATATCGCGGCTGGAGTCGAGCATGGTCAAATTCTGTTTATTGCAGTTGGAACGCCAGCGCTTCCCAATGGTGAAAGCGATACTCGCTATGTAGAAGCAGTTGCGCGTGGCATCGGTGCTAACCTTAAGGGCGGCTACAAAGTCATCGTGAACAAGTCTACTGTGCCGATCGGTTCTGGAGACTGGGTGAGGATGCTCGTGCTCGACGGACTCGCAGAACGTCAACGCGCAGAAGCGCAACCTGTTCTTGCTGGAGTCGGTGGCGGTGAAGAAATCAGACCCGCTGCTTTAACAGGCGAATATGATTTCGATGTGGTCAGTAACCCGGAATTTCTGCGCGAAGGATCTGCGGTGTTTGACACGTTCAACCCTGATCGCATCGTTCTTGGCAGCAACAACAGCGATCGACCGATTAAGTTAATGCAGGAACTCTATACGCCGATCGTGGAGCGTCAATTCGCGGAAGACAAATCTGCGCCCCCTGTTCCGGTAGTTGTGACGGATTTGAGTTCGGCTGAAATGATCAAATATGCGGCAAACGCATTCTTGGCAACGAAAATCAGCTTTATTAATGAAGTTGCGAATATCTGCGATCGCGTGGGTGCGGATGTGATGCAGGTCGCGAAAGGCATCGGTCTTGATTCTCGGATCGGCAGCAAATTCTTGAGTGCGGGTCTCGGTTGGGGCGGTTCTTGCTTCCCGAAAGATGTTTCTGCACTGATTCACACTGCTGACGATTATGGCTACGAAACTCAGTTGCTCAAAGCAGCCGTGAGCGTCAACGAGCGTCAACGGTTGATCGTCGTTGAGAAACTTCAGCAAGCGTTGAAGATTCTGAAAGGAAAAACGATCGGGCTTTTGGGTCTGACTTTCAAACCGGACACCGATGATTTGCGAGATGCTCCTGCACTGAACGTGATCGAGAACCTGACTCGTCTGGGTGCGAAAGTAAAAGCCTACGACCCGATCATTTCACAGAGCGGAATGCGCGACGGCATTTCTGATGTCATCGTTGAAACCGACCCAGAGCGTTTAGCAGATGGCTGTGATGCTCTGGTGCTTGTTACAGAATGGGCACAGTTCCTCAGCCTCGACTACATCAAAATGGCGAAGCTGATGAATGCTCCGATTTTGATTGATGGTCGGAACTTCCTGAATCAACCTGTTTTAGAAGAAGCAGGCTTCCGGTATATCGGCATCGGTCGCTAA